One Fibrobacter sp. UBA4297 DNA window includes the following coding sequences:
- a CDS encoding TolC family protein: MSRKFLVLSALALGLIVPASAKTYTRDEAIKTAMENSSDIKTAEEELIKASSQVESGYGNAYPSIDLSANVTRIFGLDDVKKTSALTDAAKDMADEKDDAGYPKANAYDQNVIGPALDGMTYGMKSQAYRWQSSVGLTVTQILYAAGKVGTAIDIAKAYKHLEEVNLEDKKAKVRYEVDNAFDQLIYLDSSIAIVDESMKITQDNIDFVEQGVKSGLATELDLARVQLAMEALKVDRKTLEDKRLLAKNALLNTMGLDWDNDVQFNGELRSPESNLPYPDTSMASVKQRRKELVMLQATETMKEKNIEIEEGGYKPTIALVGGLKYANNQNKITEWDAPKWDKLNKYVSLNLSMNLFNGMKTKEAVVQAKSSLRSTQIQKETAERGFRVQIESCAQTLASSERNLEVLKNNIDLAQRIYDMTDAAFRNGMETQLNLLTANMDLRKAKLNYLQGILNWNTAYNALLQATGEY; encoded by the coding sequence ATGTCAAGGAAATTTTTAGTCCTTTCTGCCCTAGCGTTAGGGTTGATTGTACCGGCCTCGGCAAAAACCTATACGCGAGATGAGGCGATTAAGACCGCCATGGAAAACTCTTCGGATATCAAAACCGCCGAAGAAGAACTCATTAAGGCATCTTCTCAGGTTGAATCCGGATACGGAAACGCATACCCCTCTATTGACCTTAGCGCCAATGTTACCCGCATTTTCGGGCTTGACGATGTCAAAAAAACATCCGCCCTTACAGATGCAGCCAAGGACATGGCCGACGAAAAAGATGACGCGGGCTACCCCAAAGCAAACGCTTATGACCAAAACGTAATTGGCCCAGCTTTGGACGGAATGACTTATGGAATGAAGTCCCAAGCCTACCGCTGGCAGTCCAGTGTTGGCCTCACTGTTACCCAAATTCTTTACGCTGCAGGAAAAGTCGGTACCGCCATCGATATCGCCAAAGCCTACAAGCACTTGGAAGAAGTCAACCTCGAAGACAAAAAGGCTAAAGTCCGTTATGAAGTCGACAATGCTTTTGACCAGCTCATTTACCTAGATTCTTCAATTGCCATTGTTGACGAAAGCATGAAGATTACTCAAGACAACATTGATTTTGTGGAACAAGGCGTTAAAAGCGGACTTGCCACAGAACTTGATTTGGCAAGAGTTCAGCTCGCCATGGAAGCCCTCAAGGTAGACAGAAAGACTCTCGAAGACAAGCGCCTCCTTGCCAAGAACGCTCTTCTCAACACCATGGGTCTTGACTGGGACAACGACGTTCAATTCAACGGAGAACTCCGTAGCCCGGAATCCAACCTCCCGTACCCGGACACCTCCATGGCAAGCGTCAAACAGCGTCGTAAAGAATTGGTGATGCTCCAAGCTACCGAAACGATGAAAGAAAAGAACATCGAAATCGAAGAAGGTGGCTACAAGCCGACAATCGCATTGGTAGGCGGCCTCAAGTATGCCAACAACCAAAACAAGATTACCGAATGGGACGCACCGAAATGGGACAAGCTCAATAAATACGTTTCTTTGAACTTGTCGATGAACCTTTTCAATGGCATGAAGACCAAGGAAGCAGTGGTCCAAGCTAAATCCAGCCTCCGCAGCACCCAGATACAGAAAGAAACCGCAGAACGAGGCTTCCGCGTGCAAATCGAAAGTTGCGCCCAGACCCTCGCCTCCTCTGAACGCAACCTCGAAGTTTTGAAGAACAACATCGACCTAGCCCAACGCATTTACGATATGACCGACGCGGCTTTCAGAAACGGTATGGAAACGCAGCTCAACCTGCTTACCGCCAACATGGACCTCCGCAAAGCAAAACTCAACTACTTGCAAGGGATTCTCAACTGGAACACCGCTTACAACGCTTTGCTCCAAGCCACAGGTGAATACTAA
- a CDS encoding efflux RND transporter permease subunit gives MIKASIYKPITMLMVILTVVVFGLYTYSMMVVDLMPKFEVPVVTATIIYKGANPEEIETTIIKPIEEQVELVDGIDYVQSICLENYGIIVAMFNMGVNVDVAANDVRSKVDLASADFPDAVEAPIISKVDINGAAIMAISFTGPLNSTELRQKVEDEIEPLFTSVSGVASVDIFGGTTRQIAIEVDKEKMMDRGVDIGTMMGLYGMSNVNLPIGEVIGKHKNTSVRTAGKFKSLDEMRNMEIPTANGVVKLSEIAVVKDTIETITSTSRFNGINSVALDIKKRSDANVVEVSRGVLKRMAEVNKTLPEGFKLTLIYDKSEAVNESIDNVIQNIIIAIALTAGLLLLFLGKFSTMIIAALTMPISVIGAFTLMYFAGFGINMMSLMALSSSVGLLVTNSIVVLENINSKLNQGLDPKEAAYKGTSEIMIAIMASTLTNVCVFVPIAFMKSIVGIFFRTFGMTMVFATFVSLLVTFTLTPLMAAYLFKGKKKDENGNIIEEKPGFIGSLLGLFPKALNGVRFVYLKMLGFCLSVPGVIVQVLALGVAIVLVAGLAKNNLTVELAPRQDQGMMSIKLEMPVGTNIETTDSVARIIESRVKDIPEIVHYSMNVGGSNGFTTVNQATMRVRLLKDWEKKNNPNWKGRHRSTDEIVDSIRPYLANIPDAYISVKSTSASEMQNNSAGDVVLEVSGLHADSVIKASQIVLDRVQQKIDGIVDIKTSYEAGKPEIRLVPNRAALADYGVTLETVANYNYIAVNGFEAGQYTEDGEEYDVYVRLMEKDRQSHADIEDLPVKTPKGYVSASELFHIEDGAGPTRIDRKRKMRRVDVSMNLLPGHTTGEIMGKLTELTNSMKDELPEGISFSFGGNADMQNDMQKEFMTAIVMAILLTYILLIALLESFAQPFIIMTTIPMGAIGVLLALIFTGKALSMIALMAIVMLIGVVVNNAILLLDEANRLLRSGSMGRRSAVMTAAKSKFQPIMLATLASVIAQLPLAFALGGNVAAMTQPMGIASVGGLIVSAVLTMFLVPTFFWLPNALFSKAKKGARKVKAKMSKA, from the coding sequence ATGATTAAAGCCAGTATTTACAAACCAATCACCATGCTCATGGTCATCTTGACCGTGGTGGTGTTCGGTCTTTATACCTATTCCATGATGGTGGTGGACTTGATGCCGAAATTCGAAGTCCCCGTGGTTACGGCCACCATCATTTACAAGGGCGCAAACCCTGAAGAAATCGAAACCACAATTATCAAGCCGATTGAAGAACAAGTGGAACTCGTGGACGGTATCGACTACGTGCAGTCCATCTGCTTGGAAAACTACGGCATTATCGTCGCCATGTTCAACATGGGCGTGAACGTGGACGTTGCCGCAAATGACGTGCGTTCCAAGGTGGACCTCGCCTCAGCGGACTTCCCGGATGCAGTTGAGGCGCCGATTATTTCGAAAGTCGATATTAACGGTGCTGCCATCATGGCAATCTCGTTCACCGGTCCTCTAAACTCTACAGAACTCCGCCAGAAAGTCGAAGACGAAATCGAACCGCTCTTCACTTCTGTTTCCGGTGTTGCTAGCGTCGATATTTTCGGTGGTACAACCCGCCAGATCGCCATCGAAGTCGACAAGGAAAAGATGATGGACCGCGGTGTCGACATCGGCACTATGATGGGCCTTTACGGCATGTCCAACGTAAACCTCCCGATTGGTGAAGTTATCGGCAAGCACAAGAATACATCTGTGCGTACCGCAGGTAAGTTCAAGAGCCTCGATGAAATGCGCAATATGGAAATTCCGACGGCTAACGGAGTGGTCAAACTCTCCGAAATTGCCGTCGTGAAAGACACCATCGAAACGATTACATCGACATCTCGCTTTAACGGCATCAACTCTGTCGCACTCGATATCAAGAAACGCTCCGATGCAAACGTCGTGGAAGTTTCCAGAGGCGTGCTCAAGCGCATGGCAGAAGTCAACAAGACTCTCCCGGAAGGCTTCAAGCTCACGCTCATTTACGACAAGTCCGAAGCCGTGAACGAATCTATCGATAACGTTATCCAGAACATCATTATCGCTATTGCGCTTACCGCAGGCCTCTTGCTCCTGTTCCTCGGCAAATTCTCGACGATGATTATCGCGGCTCTCACGATGCCGATTTCCGTGATTGGCGCATTTACGCTCATGTACTTTGCAGGCTTCGGCATCAACATGATGTCCCTCATGGCTCTTTCAAGTTCTGTGGGTCTGTTGGTGACGAACTCCATCGTCGTGCTTGAAAACATCAACAGCAAGTTGAACCAAGGCCTTGATCCGAAGGAAGCCGCCTACAAGGGCACTTCTGAAATCATGATTGCCATCATGGCATCGACGCTCACCAACGTCTGTGTGTTCGTGCCTATCGCATTCATGAAGTCCATCGTAGGTATCTTCTTTAGAACATTCGGTATGACCATGGTGTTTGCAACGTTCGTGTCGCTCCTCGTGACATTCACGCTTACACCGCTTATGGCCGCTTACTTGTTCAAGGGTAAAAAGAAAGACGAAAACGGAAACATCATCGAAGAAAAGCCGGGCTTTATCGGAAGCCTGCTGGGACTTTTCCCAAAGGCCTTGAACGGTGTTCGTTTTGTCTACTTGAAGATGCTTGGATTCTGCCTTTCTGTTCCGGGCGTGATTGTCCAGGTACTGGCTCTTGGCGTAGCCATCGTCCTTGTAGCAGGCCTTGCCAAGAACAACTTGACGGTTGAACTTGCCCCAAGACAAGACCAGGGCATGATGAGCATCAAGCTCGAAATGCCCGTAGGTACGAATATCGAAACGACCGACAGTGTCGCACGCATTATCGAATCCCGCGTCAAGGATATTCCTGAAATTGTTCACTACAGTATGAACGTGGGTGGTTCCAACGGCTTTACGACCGTAAACCAGGCCACCATGCGTGTTAGACTCTTGAAGGACTGGGAAAAGAAAAACAATCCCAACTGGAAGGGCAGACATCGCAGTACGGACGAAATCGTCGACTCCATCCGTCCGTACCTCGCCAACATTCCAGACGCCTACATTTCTGTAAAGTCCACCTCCGCCTCTGAAATGCAGAACAACTCCGCTGGCGATGTGGTGCTCGAAGTGAGCGGTCTCCATGCAGACTCCGTCATCAAGGCATCACAAATCGTCCTTGACCGAGTGCAGCAAAAGATTGACGGTATCGTGGATATCAAGACAAGTTACGAAGCCGGTAAGCCTGAAATCCGCTTGGTTCCGAACCGCGCAGCTCTCGCTGACTATGGCGTAACGCTTGAAACAGTCGCAAACTACAACTACATTGCAGTGAACGGTTTCGAAGCAGGCCAGTACACCGAAGACGGTGAAGAATACGACGTTTACGTACGCTTGATGGAAAAGGATAGGCAGAGCCATGCCGACATCGAAGACCTGCCTGTCAAGACACCGAAGGGCTACGTAAGTGCTAGCGAACTCTTCCACATCGAAGATGGTGCTGGTCCGACACGTATTGACCGTAAGCGCAAGATGAGACGTGTAGACGTTTCGATGAACTTGCTCCCTGGCCACACGACCGGTGAAATCATGGGCAAACTCACGGAACTTACAAACAGCATGAAGGACGAACTCCCAGAAGGTATCTCGTTCAGCTTCGGTGGCAACGCCGACATGCAGAACGACATGCAGAAGGAATTCATGACTGCAATCGTGATGGCTATTCTCCTCACCTACATTTTGCTCATCGCACTCCTCGAAAGCTTTGCCCAGCCGTTCATTATCATGACGACCATCCCGATGGGTGCTATCGGTGTGCTCCTCGCCCTTATCTTTACCGGCAAGGCGCTCTCCATGATCGCCCTCATGGCTATCGTTATGTTGATTGGTGTGGTGGTGAACAACGCTATTCTTTTGCTCGACGAAGCAAACCGTCTGTTGCGTAGTGGAAGCATGGGCCGCCGTTCGGCAGTGATGACCGCAGCAAAGTCCAAGTTCCAGCCGATCATGCTTGCAACGCTTGCATCCGTGATTGCACAGCTTCCGCTGGCATTTGCTCTCGGTGGTAACGTGGCCGCCATGACGCAGCCGATGGGTATTGCCTCTGTGGGTGGCTTGATCGTGTCAGCCGTGCTTACCATGTTCCTTGTGCCGACATTCTTCTGGCTCCCGAACGCCCTCTTTAGCAAGGCAAAGAAAGGCGCTCGCAAAGTCAAGGCAAAAATGAGCAAGGCTTAA
- a CDS encoding efflux RND transporter periplasmic adaptor subunit has translation MKTITKSIITISALSLLLAGCGDAKKDAKSEKKVSTIEEIQKVNGKPARVVKAATVKLTDVRSFSGTIEGSQQTTATAKLGDPIAKINVHVGSKVKKDQVLAEFVFTGDNTAYQQAKAAMELNEKTLARTKEVQAKGGVTQNTVDQLETQISISKMQLEAARRATLVLAPSSGTITEVKFKVGEVPGVGGAMFTIANLDKVILKLNVTSSEIGFFKKGAKATIELNGEKLQGEVSLIPLAANPITRFFPVEVTFKNKGQKLLPGMYLTTKIDAREVTGVTVPVEAIVYSNGVNAVWIVDKEGKAKRKIVQLGVQTKTDIQIKDGLNEGDVVMVEGQNRMNDGDKVLIVE, from the coding sequence ATGAAGACCATTACAAAATCAATCATTACTATTTCTGCCCTGTCGCTCCTCCTCGCTGGATGTGGCGACGCCAAGAAAGACGCCAAGTCCGAAAAGAAAGTTTCGACCATCGAAGAAATCCAGAAGGTCAATGGCAAGCCAGCCCGCGTCGTGAAGGCAGCCACCGTCAAGCTTACAGACGTGCGTTCCTTCAGCGGCACCATCGAAGGTAGCCAGCAAACGACAGCAACCGCCAAGCTCGGTGACCCGATTGCCAAGATCAACGTCCACGTTGGTTCCAAGGTCAAGAAAGACCAGGTTCTCGCTGAATTTGTTTTCACAGGCGACAATACAGCTTACCAGCAAGCAAAAGCAGCCATGGAACTGAACGAAAAGACCCTCGCCCGCACCAAGGAAGTGCAGGCAAAGGGCGGTGTCACTCAGAACACCGTTGACCAGCTCGAAACCCAGATTAGCATATCCAAGATGCAATTGGAAGCAGCCCGCCGCGCAACGCTCGTGCTCGCCCCGTCTTCGGGCACCATTACCGAAGTCAAGTTCAAGGTCGGTGAAGTTCCGGGTGTCGGTGGAGCCATGTTCACCATCGCAAACCTCGACAAAGTAATCCTCAAGCTCAACGTCACAAGTTCCGAAATCGGCTTCTTCAAGAAAGGCGCCAAGGCAACAATCGAACTCAACGGCGAAAAGCTTCAGGGCGAAGTAAGCCTCATTCCGCTCGCCGCAAACCCGATAACCCGCTTCTTCCCGGTTGAAGTCACATTCAAGAACAAGGGTCAAAAGCTCCTCCCGGGCATGTACCTCACCACAAAGATTGACGCCCGTGAAGTTACAGGCGTTACAGTCCCTGTCGAAGCCATTGTCTATAGCAATGGCGTGAACGCCGTATGGATCGTCGATAAGGAAGGCAAGGCCAAGCGTAAAATCGTGCAGCTCGGTGTGCAGACCAAAACAGACATCCAAATCAAGGACGGCCTTAACGAAGGCGATGTCGTGATGGTCGAAGGCCAGAACCGCATGAACGACGGCGACAAGGTGCTGATTGTCGAATAA
- a CDS encoding GspE/PulE family protein: MNTKNLSKKWCQKNGIAVVESTEKCAEPMKVAVPNANDEFLLEKIRFITQQRIIPKQHSPAEIKMMHSHTDTIDDEDLLQHLNHLEISRNSSWESEPIINLVDSLIVKALQKKATDIHLEPLADALRVRFRIDGLLTDYRTFPQWLAEPVLIRLKVMANVDITERRLPHDGSFAFEDFHEKVNVRVSTIPVNSGEKCVLRLLPANDSAQTLDSLDFNETTLQAIRKIFSAPQGLFLVTGPTGSGKTTTLYAGLREIIQRKINVTTIEDPVEYELRGANQVPVNEKCGFTFAVALRSILRQDPDVILVGEIRDAETAQIALQAAQTGHLVLSTLHTNSAKAAAARLLDLGVQKSILDEALLGVFAQRLVRKLDKTASSESTPQYKGRTVVCELLLPNNTYADGTMQENATHLIHQGITTEEEVDRVMGS; this comes from the coding sequence ATGAATACAAAAAACTTGTCCAAAAAATGGTGCCAGAAAAACGGGATTGCGGTTGTTGAAAGCACAGAGAAATGCGCCGAGCCCATGAAAGTCGCCGTGCCAAACGCAAACGATGAATTTCTCCTCGAAAAAATCCGCTTTATCACACAGCAACGCATTATTCCAAAACAGCACTCCCCTGCCGAAATCAAGATGATGCACAGCCACACCGATACAATCGACGACGAAGATTTGCTACAACATCTCAATCATCTCGAAATTTCGCGAAATTCTTCTTGGGAATCAGAACCGATTATAAACCTCGTCGATAGCCTTATCGTCAAGGCTCTCCAAAAAAAAGCGACCGACATTCACCTCGAGCCGTTGGCAGATGCTCTGCGCGTGCGATTCCGCATTGACGGACTTTTAACGGATTATAGGACGTTCCCGCAATGGCTTGCCGAGCCTGTTTTGATACGCCTCAAAGTCATGGCCAATGTCGATATCACGGAGCGCCGTTTGCCGCACGACGGGAGTTTCGCCTTTGAAGATTTTCACGAAAAAGTGAACGTTCGCGTCAGTACCATTCCCGTAAACAGCGGCGAGAAATGCGTACTGCGATTGCTCCCAGCAAACGATTCCGCACAAACGCTCGACAGCCTTGATTTTAACGAAACGACACTCCAGGCAATTCGGAAAATTTTCAGCGCTCCGCAAGGGCTGTTCCTCGTTACAGGCCCCACAGGAAGCGGCAAGACGACAACGCTTTACGCAGGCCTCCGAGAAATCATACAGCGAAAGATCAATGTTACGACCATCGAAGACCCTGTAGAATACGAACTCCGCGGAGCAAATCAGGTTCCCGTCAACGAGAAATGCGGATTCACATTTGCAGTCGCATTACGTTCTATTTTGCGCCAGGATCCGGACGTGATTCTCGTCGGAGAAATCCGCGATGCCGAGACCGCACAAATTGCGTTGCAAGCCGCACAGACTGGGCATCTTGTGTTGAGCACGTTGCACACAAACAGTGCAAAAGCGGCGGCGGCGAGACTTCTCGATTTAGGCGTTCAGAAAAGCATCTTGGACGAAGCATTGCTAGGCGTGTTCGCCCAGCGCCTCGTAAGGAAGCTTGATAAAACAGCATCTAGTGAATCTACACCGCAATACAAAGGCAGAACAGTCGTCTGCGAATTGTTACTCCCCAACAACACCTACGCCGACGGTACCATGCAAGAAAACGCCACCCACCTCATCCACCAAGGAATCACCACCGAAGAAGAAGTCGATAGAGTAATGGGATCATAA